In Gammaproteobacteria bacterium, the DNA window TCCCGTGATGAAGGCAATCCAACCTTGAACCCACTCGGCGACTTGCATGAGTTAGCCGTGTTTTTGAACACCGAGGATGATCTCGAATCTCGGTTGGATGAGCTGGCCCGACTGGCGGCGCGGGCGACGTCCGCCGCGAGTTGCTCCATCATGTTGCTGGCGGACGATGAAAGCGAGACACCCTATCTCAAACTCTGGGCCTGTACGGAAAAGTTGCCAGCCGAGGCATGGACCGGCAAGCTGGATAATGTGGAATCCATCGCCAGCCGGGTTCTGGAGCGGAGCGAGCCTGTTCTCATTCCCGATATTCAGACGTCCGAATTCGCCGCGCTCGCCCGGCGCCGCGTCAATCTGGGCTTCAGCTTTATCAGCACCCCGATTCAAACTGGCCAACAGACTGTGGGCGTCATGAATTTATCCGGACGTCCGGATGCCGCGGTTTTCGGCGACGCCGATTTGATTCTGGCTAACATCGTCGCGGCACTGATTGGACGTTCCGTGCAGGTCGAATGGCTGCGCA includes these proteins:
- a CDS encoding GAF domain-containing protein produces the protein MRTEKSRDEGNPTLNPLGDLHELAVFLNTEDDLESRLDELARLAARATSAASCSIMLLADDESETPYLKLWACTEKLPAEAWTGKLDNVESIASRVLERSEPVLIPDIQTSEFAALARRRVNLGFSFISTPIQTGQQTVGVMNLSGRPDAAVFGDADLILANIVAALIGRSVQVEWLRKLVRSRLAQMAVARQGEQAALRLTDGGVPPSRLAKMLAKSFYKDMAAAGFSSGQIIEAASEIIGQISGDLSRHKKRLEREGGED